ACACAGGCTGGTAAAATTCTTCGTCTGAAAGGAAAAGGAATTAAAGATCTGAATGGTTACGGAAAAGGAGATCAGCTGGTTCATATCAGCGTTTGGACGCCTCAGCAATTATCTTCTGACGAGCGGGAAACTTTGGAATCGTTGAGGAATTCTCCCAACTTCCAGCCGAAACCGGGTAAAAACGAAAAAGGATTTTTTGATAAAATGAAAGATTTTTTTCATTGATCAATTTTGATTTAGATATAGAAACGAGCCTATTCAGTAATGAGTTGGCTCGTTTTGTTTTTGTAAGATTGTTTAATATAAATGTAATGGCAATAAATATTTATAGTCAAAAAGGACAAGTAACTTTGCTGGCAGCAATAACAAAAAATTTATGAATTATAATATTTTAAAAGCATCCGTATTTGGCCTCACTATGTTTTGTTCAGGAATGCAGCTTGAAGCCCAAACTACTCCAAAGGAATTGACTTTCGCGACTTACAATGTTAGTATGGAGTCGGAAAATTATGTTAAAAAAGGAACGCCTGATCTTTCGGAAAAAATATTGATTAATGAACTGGCTTCGGGAAATAATCAACAGATAAAAAACATCGCTAAAATAATCCAGACGGTTCGTCCGGATGTGATATTGCTGAATGAGTTCGACTATATAAAAGATCCAAATCAGGGTGTTTTACAATTTATTAAAGGATATCTGGCAAAAGATCAGGATGGTGCGAAAAGTATAGATTACCCATATTACTATTATGGAACGGTAAATACCGGACAGTCAAGTCCGTACGATCTGGATAATAATGGAGTTGCAGGAAAATTTGGTGCTGATGCCTGGGGTTTTGGTTTATATCCCGGTCAGTATGCGATGATGTTGATTTCAAGATATCCAATCGATCTTTCGAAAGTGAGAACTTTTCAAAATTTCAAATGGAAGGATATGCCGGGATTTTTGAAAACTGTGAAGGCTGATGGAAGCGATTGGTATGCTCCGGAAGCCTGGGCAAGTTTTCCATTATCATCAAAATCACATTGGGATGTTCCAGTGAAGGTTGGAAATAAAACAATTCACTTTCTGGCCAGCCATCCTACACCGCCTTCATTTGATGGTGCAGAAGATAGAAATGGTAAGCGAAATCATGATGAGATCAGGTTTTGGAAAGATTATATCAGTGATTCTAACAACAAATATATTTACGATGACAAAGGTGTGCATGGTGGTCTAGCACCAAATACCTCTTTCGTAATTTTAGGAGATCAGAATGCATCTCCTGATGAAGGAAATGCAATTGGTGAAGGAATACGATCTTTACTGGCACATCCGAAACTTATCAGTGAAAATGCACCACAAAGCAAAGGAGGTACTGAACATTCAGCCAATAATCCATTTGCAAAAAATCATACGGCATTCTGGCGTATGCGAGCAGATTATGTTTTGCCATCAAAAGCAGGATTTAAAATAATTGACAGCGGCGTTTTCTGGCCTTCGAAAGGTGAACCGATGTATGATCTCGTAGAAAAAAGAGAATCAAGCTCAGACCACAGGCTGGTTTGGGTCAAAGTAAAACTGGATTAAAAAATGGAGCTTGGGCTCCTTTTTTATGGTATAACCGCTACCGTATCTTCAAGAATTTCCAGATTATAAAGGTGATCAGGGTCGGAATCCGATTTTGCTGAAAACTTTCCAAAGTCGACACTCCATTTCTTTACACGACCCAAAGCAACTAATCTGTAATTTCCTGTTGAGGAATTTTTATCAATATCGTAAGTAAGTCTGATCGGAAGGTTGTCTGGAATATTGGTAATGAAAACCGAATCTACAAGACGGGTTCTGGTTGTATCTTTTTCTTCCAGAAATACCGTTAACCGGTTTATTTTAGAAGTGGATTTATTGGTTACCAGAAACTGGACCATGGAAGAAGAGGGGGCTGAATCGCTGCATGCCGACAGCCCGTAAATCAAAAAAACACTAAAAGCAGAAATCAATAAGGTACGCATACTCCATTTTTACAATAATTCACAGACAAATCTGGAAACATTTAAAATGTATCCGGAATTATTCACAAGTTTAGAAAACTTAAAAGAGGAGGCGTTAATTAGTACACAATATCGAATTTTTATTCGAATAACGCTTAATATTTAAGCGCCATTCGAATAAAATTTTATAATGTGATTCCTGATTTTTTTTCAAGGATTGCTTTCTTCTTCAACTTTGAAAACATGCTTGTACTCATGCGAAGATAGCTTGCAATGTGCCTGTCATCAACCTGGAAAAAAATAGCTGGAAAATCTTTACCAAATTTTACAAAAAGATCTTCTTCGGTCAAAGTGTAAAGGTCCTGCATTCTTTTTTCAAAACGGGTTAACCTTCTTTCCAGAATTTTCCCTGATACCTTTTCAAGATCAGGATTCATGAGCATGAGTGCCTGGAAATCCTTTTTGCTTATACCATAAAGCTTGACATCCGTGCACGTTTCGACATAGTCCATCGATAATTCGTCATCAACAAAAGTAGCGGAGGTCATGATACAATCACCTGCCATGTCAAAACCATGCGTCCATTCCTGGTCATGATGACGATAAAAATTACGTGTGATACCTTCTGCGATGAAGTAAACCATATCCTGTGGGCGCTCAGGCGAAATTAAAATAGTACCCTGTTTAAATTCAGATATAACAAGTTTTTGAAGAACTGCATTGTAAGTTCTCTCACTTATAATGTTGTAGTTACAGAGTAACGCGAAAATTTTGTGCATACGTTGGCATGAAAAATAATACTTTTCAAGAAATACCCGTTGCTGATTTTCATACCGTTGATTTTAAAATTACTCATTTTTGAAGAAAAGAAATAGTATTTCTTCGTCCGGTTTAAAAAAAACGGGAGCTATCAGTATAGCTCCCGTTTTTTTTAATCAGATTGACTTACTGAGCCGGATTTCCGTACATGTTAAAAGCTGCCATATGTTTCTGGAAAATAGCTTCATATTTTTTAGCAGCAGCTTCTTGTTTAGCCTCTTTACA
The nucleotide sequence above comes from Dyadobacter subterraneus. Encoded proteins:
- a CDS encoding Crp/Fnr family transcriptional regulator → MHKIFALLCNYNIISERTYNAVLQKLVISEFKQGTILISPERPQDMVYFIAEGITRNFYRHHDQEWTHGFDMAGDCIMTSATFVDDELSMDYVETCTDVKLYGISKKDFQALMLMNPDLEKVSGKILERRLTRFEKRMQDLYTLTEEDLFVKFGKDFPAIFFQVDDRHIASYLRMSTSMFSKLKKKAILEKKSGITL
- a CDS encoding endonuclease/exonuclease/phosphatase family protein, which codes for MNYNILKASVFGLTMFCSGMQLEAQTTPKELTFATYNVSMESENYVKKGTPDLSEKILINELASGNNQQIKNIAKIIQTVRPDVILLNEFDYIKDPNQGVLQFIKGYLAKDQDGAKSIDYPYYYYGTVNTGQSSPYDLDNNGVAGKFGADAWGFGLYPGQYAMMLISRYPIDLSKVRTFQNFKWKDMPGFLKTVKADGSDWYAPEAWASFPLSSKSHWDVPVKVGNKTIHFLASHPTPPSFDGAEDRNGKRNHDEIRFWKDYISDSNNKYIYDDKGVHGGLAPNTSFVILGDQNASPDEGNAIGEGIRSLLAHPKLISENAPQSKGGTEHSANNPFAKNHTAFWRMRADYVLPSKAGFKIIDSGVFWPSKGEPMYDLVEKRESSSDHRLVWVKVKLD